The segment CCACCCGCCGCCCGGAGCCGTCCGCGCTGCCCGCCCCGGCCGCCCCGGCCGCCCCGGCCGCTCCGGCGGGGGCGACCGAGCGGGAGCGGGAGGTGCCGGCGCTGGTCGGGCCGGGCTTCTCCGACGAGGAGATCGCCGCCGAGCTGCACGTCAGCCCGTCCACCGCGAAGACCCGCATCGGCCGGCCGCCGCAGCAGCCCGCCGCCCGCGACCGGGCCCAACTGGTCGTCGCGGCCTACGAGTCGGGCCTGGTCCGGCCCGGCGTACGATGACCGGGTGTTCATCCTCGAGCTGACCTACACCGCCCCGCTGGAGCGCGTCGACGCCCTGCTGCCCGCCCACCTCTCCTGGCTGGAGCAGCACTACGCGAACGGGACCTTCCTGGCCTCCGGCCGCAAGGTCCCGCGCGACGGCGGCATCATCCTGGCCGTCGCCCCCGACCGCCCCGCCGTCGAGGCCCTCGCCGCCACCGACCCGTTCGTCCCGGCCGGGATCGCCGCCTACCGGATCACCGAGTTCGTCGCCACCACCACCGCCCCCGCCCTCGCCGCCCACCGCGAGACCCTGCCGGTCTGAGGACGCCTCAGCTCCGGGCCGCCGACTGGGCGGCGAACGCGCCCGCCAGGACGAGTGCGCCGCCCGCCAGCTGCGGGGTGCCGAGGTGCTCGCCGAGCAGGACCCAGGCGAGCACGGTGGCCACCACCGCCTCCAGGTTGGCGACCACGCCCGCGACCGGCGGGGAGAGGTGCTGCACCGAGGCCACCCCGGTCAGGTAGGCCAGCACGGTGGCCACCAGCACCATCCACAGCGCCGGCAGCAGCGCCGGCACCTGGTGGCCGTTCATCGCCACCGAGCGCCCCAGCAGCGACCAGTCGGCGTCCCAGGGCCGGGTGAACGCGGTCAGCAGCACGGCGCCGATCAGCAGGCCGTACGCGGAGACCGCCAGCGGGTCGACCGGGCGCCCGCCCTGCCGGCCGGCGTCGGCGAGCACGAAGTAGCCGACCTGGCAGCAGGCCGCGCCGAGCGCGAACAGCACCCCCAGCGCGTCGAAGGACAACCCGTTCCAGACCTCGACCACGCAGGCCAGCCCCGCCACCGCGACGCCCGCCCCGGCCGTCGCCCGCCGGGAGACCGGCCGCCGCTGCACCAGCCGGACGTAGGCGATCAGCAGCGGCGGGCCCAGGTACTCGATCAGCAGCGCGACGCCCACCGGGATCCGCGAGATCGCCGCGAAGTAGCAGGCCTGCACGCCCGCGACGGCCAGCAGGCCGAAGCCGAGCAGCACCCCGGGCCGCCGCAGCACCGCGTCCCGGTGCCGCCACGCCACCGGCAGCAGCACCAGCGCCGCCCCGGTCACCCGCAGCC is part of the Kitasatospora cineracea genome and harbors:
- a CDS encoding YciI family protein, producing MFILELTYTAPLERVDALLPAHLSWLEQHYANGTFLASGRKVPRDGGIILAVAPDRPAVEALAATDPFVPAGIAAYRITEFVATTTAPALAAHRETLPV
- a CDS encoding EamA family transporter, translating into MHSSSDPSAVPVDAPPPPAPATAAAPRPGPARRAAPLGLGLALVSAVAFGGSGTAAKPLIEAGLSSAHTVWLRVTGAALVLLPVAWRHRDAVLRRPGVLLGFGLLAVAGVQACYFAAISRIPVGVALLIEYLGPPLLIAYVRLVQRRPVSRRATAGAGVAVAGLACVVEVWNGLSFDALGVLFALGAACCQVGYFVLADAGRQGGRPVDPLAVSAYGLLIGAVLLTAFTRPWDADWSLLGRSVAMNGHQVPALLPALWMVLVATVLAYLTGVASVQHLSPPVAGVVANLEAVVATVLAWVLLGEHLGTPQLAGGALVLAGAFAAQSAARS